A DNA window from Etheostoma spectabile isolate EspeVRDwgs_2016 chromosome 22, UIUC_Espe_1.0, whole genome shotgun sequence contains the following coding sequences:
- the b4galt1l gene encoding beta-1,4-galactosyltransferase 2, translating to MLKRLFSFLAFFAFVSMVCFIVVVFYSKDSTFFIFTKPYRMAVGNATSFQSIKELVELEIEAQNASSEKTRMPPSTPKTLGPCPDTPPNLVGPLHVEFNSNRTLDYVRKEFGSLLQEGGRYMPPDCIAQQKVAIIIAFRNRYEHLKHWLYYLHPILIRQQLDYRVYIINQDGEGVFNRAKLMNAGYVEALKEYDYECFVFSDIDLVPMDDRNLYRCFDNPRHLAVAMDKFNFHLPYNGYFGGVSSLSKSQYLKINGFPNSFWGWGGEDDDIYNRILHRGMSISRPDSVIGKYRMVKHERDRHNEPNPNNPGKLSQTKWTMDKDGINSLKYSVKSIVRDRLYTFITVDIDAPLN from the exons ATGCTGAAAAGACTCTTTAGCTTCCTGgccttttttgcttttgttagtATGGTATGTTTTATTGTGGTTGTATTCTACAGCAAAGAcagcactttttttatttttacaaagcCATATCGTATGGCAGTTGGAAACGCCACATCTTTCCAGTCAATTAAAGAACTTGTTGAGCTGGAGATTGAAGCCCAAAATGCCAGCTCAGAAAAGACACGGATGCCACCCAGTACGCCCAAGACTTTGGGACCCTGCCCTGACACCCCTCCAAACCTTGTGGGTCCCCTCCATGTGGAGTTTAATTCCAACCGGACTTTGGATTACGTAAGAAAGGAGTTTGGTTCTCTTCTTCAGGAAGGTGGACGGTACATGCCTCCAGACTGTATTGCCCAACAAAAG GTGGCGATCATCATTGCATTCCGAAATCGGTATGAGCACCTGAAGCACTGGCTGTATTACCTCCATCCCATATTGATACGACAGCAGTTGGACTACAGAGTGTACATCATCAACCAGGATGGAGAGGGAGTGTTCAACCGGGCTAAACTGATGAACGCAGGCTACGTCGAAGCGCTGAAGGAATATGATTATGAGTGCTTTGTCTTCTCTGACATCGATCTGGTTCCTATGGATGACCGTAACCTCTACAGATGTTTTGACAATCCACGACACTTGGCTGTGGCTATGGACAAATTTAACTTCCACTTACCCTATAACGGCTACTTTGGTGGGGTTTCTTCATTGTCTAAGAGCCAATACTTGAAGATTAACGGCTTCCCGAACAGTTTCTGGGGCTGGGGTGGTGAGGACGACGATATCTATAACCGAATTCTTCATCGTGGAATGTCCATTTCTCGACCTGACTCGGTGATAGGAAAGTACAGGATGGTCAAACATGAGAGAGACCGGCACAATGAGCCCAATCCAAATAATCCTGGCAAATTAAGTCAAACAAAGTGGACCATGGATAAAGATGGCATTAATTCCCTAAAATACTCTGTCAAGAGTATTGTGAGGGATAGACTGTACACGTTTATCACTGTGGATATTGATGCTCCATTAAACTGA
- the amer2 gene encoding APC membrane recruitment protein 2 produces MEVHSECVEPPVAPQCDPQPTGKINKAAFKLFGKRRTGSGMASFFSFRNKGSTNSANNGNSENGNSLNGNGSAELVRSKTHDGLMSSNSDADGQRGEGLAILEAGPVRSLSKSLSFFSLLRRGSFRSSESGGAGLVRRGRGLKGFFSSMRWRRKEKSNEGEGEEVERKTEKDGDIADSEKVKDITLTLEPPPHHHQVDCGNAEASPNTETLSTSVTMTPPHCVAMPGPSGEPDSPFPYTPTDSPLRPPIQKAKASLSSLTPSLATPPLDRCSTGDPPSEPSVDRLCSLLFTDVTSLKSFDSLTGCGDIIADADEEGPVGNGGSGTSSSSSGGGGGSVGASVGRAVGITSAMTRGSPTKPPLPSQLTQPMFSVSASSVPSSLPARARAPPPPQPHPAGSGVVAYMGGGEEMASPEGVDDADMQGLWHMLPSKGDSSPALPRSHQPASTTPTSTYPPRATSNPASSHLPSAHRSADRKVPQVKALGLSKIPVVGAAGGRAAKPPLPHTHGRHPTSPGDKEPLSDEGYWDTPSATPTATPDESGLQRNQKLALSRDSCSGDHLYDLYNDPEGEDEEQEGDEDLKSTPSPSTEYKLSPSSHTSPPSSSSSSSFQSMKGSTSLPRESKIPVSSRQTPPPHSESQSALSSVLEAESPPPKTQAQPPPARTRIPVSKVPVRRSGNKPGSTTRGTAHKK; encoded by the coding sequence ATGGAGGTGCATTCGGAGTGTGTGGAGCCTCCTGTGGCCCCTCAGTGTGACCCCCAGCCCACAGGAAAGATCAACAAAGCTGCCTTCAAACTCTTCGGAAAGCGACGCACCGGATCTGGGATGGCCAGcttcttctccttcaggaaCAAAGGGTCTACAAACAGCGCGAACAACGGGAATTCTGAAAATGGGAATTCTTTAAATGGAAATGGCTCAGCGGAGTTAGTTAGGAGCAAAACCCACGATGGACTAATGAGTTCTAACAGTGATGCTGAcggacagagaggggaggggcttGCTATCCTGGAGGCGGGGCCGGTGAGGTCCCTCAGCAAATCGCTGAGTTTCTTTTCTCTACTTCGAAGAGGGAGTTTTAGATCGAGTGAAAGTGGAGGGGCGGGGCTTGTCAGAAGAGGGAGGGGCCTAAAAGGCTTTTTTAGCAGCATGCGATGGAGACGCAAGGAAAAATCTAacgagggagagggggaggaggtggaacgaaagacagagaaggatggagATATTGCCGACTCTGAAAAGGTAAAGGATATAACTCTCACCCTTGAACCGCCTCCGCATCATCACCAAGTGGATTGTGGGAATGCAGAGGCATCACCTAACACAGAGACTCTCAGTACTAGTGTTACCATGACACCCCCACACTGTGTTGCCATGCCAGGGCCATCTGGTGAGCCAGACTCCCCCTTTCCTTACACACCCACTGACTCGCCACTGCGCCCTCCCATCCAAAAAGCCAAAGCCTCACTTTCCAGCCTCACCCCCTCTCTCGCTACACCCCCTTTGGATCGTTGCAGCACAGGTGACCCACCCTCAGAACCTTCGGTGGATCgcctctgctctctcctcttTACTGACGTCACATCCCTCAAGAGCTTTGATTCACTGACAGGCTGTGGTGACATTATTGCTGACGCAGACGAGGAGGGGCCAGTGGGTAATGGGGGCAGtggcaccagcagcagcagcagtggtggaggaggggggagtgTGGGAGCAAGTGTTGGGAGAGCTGTTGGTATCACCAGTGCCATGACTCGGGGCTCCCCAACCAAACCCCCTCTACCTTCCCAGCTGACTCAGCCCATGTTTTCCGTTTCTGCCAGCTCCGTGCCTTCTTCCCTCCCAGCCCGGGCCCGGGCGCCGCCTCCACCACAGCCGCACCCAGCCGGTAGTGGTGTGGTGGCCTACATGGGTGGAGGGGAAGAAATGGCAAGTCCAGAAGGAGTGGACGATGCAGACATGCAGGGGCTCTGGCACATGCTCCCCTCCAAAGGGGACAGCTCCCCTGCTTTGCCCCGATCACACCAACCTGCCTCAACCACCCCGACTTCAACTTATCCCCCACGTGCCACCTCCAACCCTGCCAGCAGCCACCTGCCCTCAGCGCACAGGAGCGCAGACCGAAAGGTACCCCAGGTGAAGGCGTTGGGGCTCAGTAAGATtcctgttgttggtgcagcaggAGGCCGGGCAGCTAAACCCCCCCTCCCTCACACACATGGCCGTCATCCCACATCCCCTGGTGACAAAGAGCCACTTAGTGATGAGGGTTACTGGGACACTCCCTCCGCAACGCCCACAGCAACACCTGATGAGAGCGGGCTGCAGCGAAACCAAAAGCTGGCCCTATCACGCGACAGTTGCTCCGGAGACCACCTGTACGACCTTTACAATGATCCTGAAGGAGAGGATGAAGAGCAGGAAGGAGATGAAGATCTTAAAAGTACTCCCTCTCCATCCACTGAATACAAACTCAGCCCCAGCTCCCATAcatctcctccttcctcctcctcctcttcctccttccaaTCAATGAAAGGCAGCACCAGCCTTCCAAGGGAATCCAAGATCCCAGTAAGTAGCAGACAAACCCCACCACCCCACTCTGAAAGCCAGTCAGCCCTGTCGTCTGTTCTAGAGGCTGAATCCCCTCCACCAAAGACCCAGGCTCAGCCTCCCCCGGCTCGCACCAGAATCCCTGTATCCAAGGTGCCCGTCCGTCGTTCTGGAAACAAACCTGGCAGCACAACCAGAGGAACTGCCCACAAGAAGTAG